CTTTGACATAGACCCCGATGATCCGCGTTTGGTGGAGATGGCAAAGGGCCAGGAAGGGATGGCAACCTCCTCGACACTTGACACGGAGTTCCAGGGTGTGGCGCTGGAGGGAATCGATGAGGGTTCTGTAGAGGCATTTTCAACGGAGGAGACGGTTGCTTTTCCTGATCAATCCAGCCCGGGGGCTATAGAGGAATACTCCGAGGAGCTGGCTGAGGCCGAATTTTATTTCAGGCAAGGACTTTACCAGGATGCCCTCTCGATTTATGAACGTGTCTATCGCATCTTTCCGGACAACAAGGATATAGAGGATAAGATAAAGGAGATCGAGGTGTTGATTCCAGGGGGGGATATTGAGCAGGGGGAGCCTTCCCGGGGAGAAGAATCCGTTGAGGAAGTGGTTGAGGGTATAACCGGGGAGGTGGAAGCCTCTGTCGATAGAGACCCCGGGGAGGATACCGTCGAGGAGGACGTGCCGGGACCGAGCCTTGACAGTGAGGTTCTCGATATATTTGAGGAATTCAAAAAAGGGATTTCCGAAGAACTGGAAGATGAGGATTATGAAACACATTATAATCTCGGGATAGCTTATAAGGAGATGGGGCTTATTGATGATGCGATCAAGGAGTTTCAGATGGCAAGGAGTGATCCTGAGAGGAAGATCCATGTTCTCAGTATGCTTGGAATCTGTTACATGGAGAAGAAACTGTATTCACTTGCCATTGATGCCTTTCAGGAGGCATCAAAAAAAATGACCGATAGGGATGAGTCTTACTGGGGATTGAAGTATGATCTTGCCGGGGCCTATGAAAACAACGGAGATCTAAGAAATGCACTTGACATCTACATTGAAATCTATGGGTGGGATTCAATGTTCAGGAGTGTAAATGAAAAGGTAAGCTCGGTTAAACAGAGGCTTGGGGTCGTTAAGGACGTTGCTGAAGTTGTTGAAGAAGACAACAAGAAACCCAAGAAGGACAGGATATCCTACATTTAATACAATGAACCGGCATACTTCCCGATAACCGGGCATGATTTTATGATTTGACATATTTCTCCGTTTCTCAAGAAGGAGGGAGTAAACATAACGATGGATTACCTCGATTATTACCATCTCAGGGAACACCCCTTTTCCAACGTAGTTAATAACAGGTTTTATTACAACAGTGTCCAGCATGCAGATGCGCTGACAAAGTTAAAGTATGCCATTGACAGCAAAAAGGGTCTCGCCGTTGTAATAGGAGATGTCGGCACCGGCAAAACAACCCTTGCCCGCCGCCTGCTTGAGGATCTTGACGAGGAGCATTACGAGGCCACCCTCCTCGTGGTGATACATTCATCGGTGAGTTCGGACTGGCTTCTGAGGAAGTTCGCCATGCAGCTGGGGATCGAGGATATAAAGGATGGTAAGCTTGAAATACTGGGTCAGATATACAGGCGACTTGTTGAGATAAATGAATCCGGGAGAAAGGCGGTAATTCTCATTGATGAGGTTCAGATGTTAAACTCAAGAGAGCTTATGGAGGAGTTCCGCGGGCTTCTGAACATGGAGACACATGACGGAAAGATGTCCAACTTTGTTTTTTTCGGCCTGCCGGAGTTCGAAACCCTGCTGTCTCTCGATGAACCCCTGAAGCAGAGGGTTGCCATAAGGGTCAAGCTCACATCCCTGACTGAAGAGGGTACGGTTGATTATATCAGGCACCGGCTCCATATAGCAGGTGCCGAAAAGGATATCTTTTCCAGGGATGCCATGTGTAGAGTGTATAGGTACTCAAAGGGCGTTCCCCGTTTGATAAATACCATCTGTGATAATGCCCTTCTCGAGGGCTATTTATTAAAGAGAGTTAGTATCGAAGCTGATATTGTTGATGCGGTTGCAGTGGATCTCGCCCTTCAGGTATGACCCATGACAGCCTAAGCGGAGATAACTGTCTCCAGCGCTTCATGAATATTTCTTACCTCGGTGATCTGGAGTTTTTTCCCTTTGGAGTTCCTGGCTTTAGAGTTAGCCGGCACAACCGCCTTCCGGAATCCGATCTTTTCTCCTTCTTTAAGTCTCGATTCTCCGTTACTTACCGATCTGATCTCTCCTGAAAGGCCTACTTCCCCAAAGACAATGAGGTCGTTTGGGAGAGGAACTTCCCTCAGTGAAGAGGCGATTGCAAGTATTATCGGGAGGTCTGTTGCAGGTTCCTGGATCCTCAGACCTCCAACAACGTTCACATATATGTCGGTAAGCCCGAGCTGAAGTCCTCCGACTTTTTCAAGCACGGCAATAAGAAGGTTTACCCTCTGGTTATCGACACCTATGGAGGTCCTTCTCGGCATACCGAAGGAGGTTGGTGAAACGAGCGCCTGAATCTCCACTATGAGGGGCCTTGTTCCCTCCATGGTCGATGTTGCAACAGAACCGGATACATCAGAGGGCCTTTCCCTTAAAAAGAGTTCCGATGGGTTTAGGATCTCGATAAGGCCGCTGTCGGTCATCTCGAAGACACCTATCTCGTTGGTTGAACCAAACCTGTTCTTTACGGCCCGGAGTATCCGGAAGGAGTGAGATCTTTCCCCTTCAAAATACAAAACCGTGTCTACGATGTGTTCAAGCACCCTTGGCCCTGCAATGGCCCCTTCCTTGGTTACGTGACCGATTATAAAGGTGGGTATGTTGTGTCTCTTGGCGTAAGTCATCATATGAGCTGAACATTCCCTCACCTGTCCTACCGTGCCGGGGGCGGATGTGAGTTCCTCGGTGAATATCGTCTGTATTGAATCAATAACGGCAACAGAGGGCCTGATCTCATCCATGGAAGAAAGGATGCTTTCGAGGGATGTTTCTGTGAGTATCAGTAAATCATCGGATTCTATACCCAACCTCTGAGCCCTGATCTTCACCTGGGAAGCCGATTCCTCTCCGGAGACATAGAGCCCCGTACCACTACCTTTGACAAGCCCGTTAAGGGCCTGGAGAATGAGGGTGGACTTTCCAACCCCGGGGTCGCCACCGATCAGGACGACGGAGCCGGATACCAGTCCGCCGCCAAGCACCCGGTCAAGCTCGGAAATTGTGGTGGAAACACGATTGCCGTCCTCAAGGGATATTGAATTTAAAGCAAGGGGAGTGGAATGGTTTTCGATCCTCTTTCTTTCCTGACCCGACCTCTGTTCCTCCGCAAAGGAATTCCATTGCCCGCAATCAGGGCATCTTCCGAGCCACTTCAGGGCCGTGTATCCACAGGACTGGCATAAAAATACTGTTCTTTTTTTCATGATTAATATACCTCTAAGCAAATCACCCGGTTTTGCAATGCACCTTGCCGAAAGGCCCGCCAAAGGCCGGGGATGAAGGCAAGGAATGTAAATATGGAAATATATCGCATTCAAGAGAAGGCAGATGTGTGTGGCTGATTCAGACCCTCAGCAGTCCCATGCCATGTCCCGGCTTGTAGGCCCTCCTTATGGCATCGGTAACAAGGTTCTTTGCAAGCCGTGCTGCTTGAAGGCTGTTTTTTCCAAGGGCAAGGTAGGCGGTTATTGCCGAGGAGAAGGCGCATCCTGTTCCGTGGTATTCACCGGGGTATAGTTCCGATTCGAGGCGGTGAAAACCGATGCCGTCGTAATACAGATCAAGTGTTATACCCGAAGGGGATTTTTGCAGGTCCCCTGGGTCAGGTTCGGACAGGCGCCTACCGGTGATTATCACTACCCCGGGTCCCCGTGACCTGAGCGCCCTTGCCGCACGTTCCATATCTTCTATGCCCTCTATCCGGACCCCGCTCAGCAGTGAAGCCTCATAGACATTCGGCGTAATAACGGTTGTCAGTGGAAGAAGGGGGGACAGTAGCTCCTCAATATTGCCGTCTATGGTGAGGGGGCATCCGGACGAGGATATTGTTACAGGATCAACAACGAGGGGAATTCTGTTGTCTTCTCTCTCTATCTCGGAGACGACCCCCGCCACGTCTTTTGAATAGAGCATGCCCGTCTTAATTGCATCAATACGGATATCGTCGAGTACTGTGCTGATCTGCCCCCTTACTACATGGAGCGGGAGCGGGAATATATCCCTGACACCCTTTGTGTTCTGTGCTGTAACGGCAGTAATTGCAGAGAGGCCATAGACCCCGATCTTCCGGAATACCCCGAGATCGAGCTGTGCCCCGGCGCCTCCGGTGGGGTCGGATCCGGCTATGGTGAGGGCCGTTTTCATGGGTGTTCAGAGTTTGACCTCGATAAATTCCCTGCTCCTTAAGGACCTTGTCCATTCCTTAAGCCTCTTCCTGAACTTCTCTTCAACGAGCTTGGCCCTGATACGGTCCTTCCTGGATGTTTCGGGATTAAGCTTGTCTTCAAGATAGATTATATGGAGCCCCCGTTCGGTCCGGAAGGGCTTGCTGTATTGTCCAATCTCCAGATTGTCAATGGCCTCAAGGAAAGGGGCCGCAAGATCTTTCTTCTTTATATAACCAAGCTCACCACCCCTTCCTGCATTCGGTCCTTCCGAGTATTTAACGGCGAGGCTATCAAAGGGGTCCCCCTTATTCAGGAGTTCCATTACCTTCCCGGCCTTCTTTGCTGCAGAGGCCTTGTCCTCCTTGCCTGTGGTTCTGAAGAATATCTGGCGGATCCTGTATTCCTCGCCGGAAGAGAGATTATCCTTGTTGTTACGGATGTAACGGGATATCTCCTCCTTCGTAACTATGATTTTATTCCTGACTTCTGAATTAATCAGCTTGGAGACTATTATCTGTTCTTTGACCTTTTTCTTGTATTCATCATAGGAGAAGCCTTCCTTTTTCAAGGCCTTCTTAAAGGCGTCTTCATTTAATCCGAACTTCTTTCTTATCTGTGAAATTGCATCGTTGAGTTCTGACTCGGTGACTCCGATATTTTTCTTGCGCGCTTCATGCAGTTGAAGCCTCA
The nucleotide sequence above comes from bacterium BMS3Abin08. Encoded proteins:
- the pdxK gene encoding pyridoxine kinase, which produces MKTALTIAGSDPTGGAGAQLDLGVFRKIGVYGLSAITAVTAQNTKGVRDIFPLPLHVVRGQISTVLDDIRIDAIKTGMLYSKDVAGVVSEIEREDNRIPLVVDPVTISSSGCPLTIDGNIEELLSPLLPLTTVITPNVYEASLLSGVRIEGIEDMERAARALRSRGPGVVIITGRRLSEPDPGDLQKSPSGITLDLYYDGIGFHRLESELYPGEYHGTGCAFSSAITAYLALGKNSLQAARLAKNLVTDAIRRAYKPGHGMGLLRV
- the surA_2 gene encoding chaperone SurA precursor; translated protein: MLKKYLTTMLFLFLSIAPNIAHSSILLDRVVAIVGKDVITWSELYENMEFELADKLRGLTNDEKRRILKKYEKDYLERIIDLRLQLHEARKKNIGVTESELNDAISQIRKKFGLNEDAFKKALKKEGFSYDEYKKKVKEQIIVSKLINSEVRNKIIVTKEEISRYIRNNKDNLSSGEEYRIRQIFFRTTGKEDKASAAKKAGKVMELLNKGDPFDSLAVKYSEGPNAGRGGELGYIKKKDLAAPFLEAIDNLEIGQYSKPFRTERGLHIIYLEDKLNPETSRKDRIRAKLVEEKFRKRLKEWTRSLRSREFIEVKL
- a CDS encoding hypothetical protein (DNA repair protein RadA homolog), whose product is MKKRTVFLCQSCGYTALKWLGRCPDCGQWNSFAEEQRSGQERKRIENHSTPLALNSISLEDGNRVSTTISELDRVLGGGLVSGSVVLIGGDPGVGKSTLILQALNGLVKGSGTGLYVSGEESASQVKIRAQRLGIESDDLLILTETSLESILSSMDEIRPSVAVIDSIQTIFTEELTSAPGTVGQVRECSAHMMTYAKRHNIPTFIIGHVTKEGAIAGPRVLEHIVDTVLYFEGERSHSFRILRAVKNRFGSTNEIGVFEMTDSGLIEILNPSELFLRERPSDVSGSVATSTMEGTRPLIVEIQALVSPTSFGMPRRTSIGVDNQRVNLLIAVLEKVGGLQLGLTDIYVNVVGGLRIQEPATDLPIILAIASSLREVPLPNDLIVFGEVGLSGEIRSVSNGESRLKEGEKIGFRKAVVPANSKARNSKGKKLQITEVRNIHEALETVISA
- a CDS encoding archaeal ATPase; amino-acid sequence: MDYLDYYHLREHPFSNVVNNRFYYNSVQHADALTKLKYAIDSKKGLAVVIGDVGTGKTTLARRLLEDLDEEHYEATLLVVIHSSVSSDWLLRKFAMQLGIEDIKDGKLEILGQIYRRLVEINESGRKAVILIDEVQMLNSRELMEEFRGLLNMETHDGKMSNFVFFGLPEFETLLSLDEPLKQRVAIRVKLTSLTEEGTVDYIRHRLHIAGAEKDIFSRDAMCRVYRYSKGVPRLINTICDNALLEGYLLKRVSIEADIVDAVAVDLALQV